In Bacillota bacterium, the following are encoded in one genomic region:
- a CDS encoding FAD:protein FMN transferase, translating to MDTVVRIEAYGPGAKEAVGAAFDAISRLDRMWNPYDDASELARINRSAGQGPVPASPETLDIISDALEMAALTDGAFDPTVGPLVRVWGFGVHPHVPAPAEIEKARALVDYRRVKLDRTSGTVELPLPGMALDLGAIAKGYAVDRARSILQQHGIRQALIVAGGSVYALGSAPGNRPWRVAVQHPRDPQGVLGIIPVRDMAVDTSGDYQRFFDEGGRRYHHILDPRTGYPARACQSATVVHQSAGFADALATACFVLGPDRASALLARLPGTAALLVDDQGRLHRTPGLPWEEPPHGK from the coding sequence ATGGACACCGTGGTGCGCATTGAGGCGTACGGACCGGGGGCCAAAGAGGCAGTCGGGGCAGCGTTCGACGCCATTTCCCGCCTGGACAGGATGTGGAATCCGTACGACGACGCCAGCGAGCTGGCCCGCATCAACCGTTCCGCCGGGCAGGGTCCCGTGCCCGCCAGCCCCGAAACTCTGGACATCATCAGCGACGCCCTCGAGATGGCAGCCCTCACCGATGGTGCGTTCGACCCCACCGTCGGTCCTCTGGTGCGGGTCTGGGGTTTCGGCGTTCATCCCCATGTGCCCGCACCCGCCGAGATCGAGAAGGCCCGCGCCCTGGTGGACTACCGCCGGGTGAAGCTGGACCGCACCTCGGGGACGGTGGAGCTGCCCCTGCCCGGGATGGCCCTTGACCTGGGGGCCATCGCCAAGGGATACGCGGTGGATCGCGCCCGGAGCATACTGCAGCAGCACGGAATCAGGCAGGCGTTGATCGTGGCCGGGGGAAGCGTCTACGCCCTGGGCAGCGCCCCCGGAAACCGGCCCTGGCGGGTAGCCGTGCAGCATCCCCGCGATCCGCAAGGGGTGCTGGGCATCATCCCGGTGCGTGACATGGCCGTGGACACCTCCGGTGACTACCAGCGGTTCTTCGATGAAGGCGGCAGGCGCTATCACCACATCCTGGACCCCCGCACTGGCTACCCGGCGCGGGCCTGCCAGAGCGCCACCGTGGTGCACCAGTCCGCCGGGTTTGCCGATGCCCTGGCCACCGCCTGCTTCGTGCTGGGCCCCGACCGTGCCTCGGCCCTGCTGGCCCGACTGCCGGGGACGGCCGCCCTCCTGGTGGACGACCAGGGTCGGCTCCACCGCACTCCCGGCCTCCCATGGGAGGAGCCACCCCATGGAAAGTAG